The region GTGGGCCGTCCGTGGCGACCACCTCGGACAGGGACCGGGAGGGCACGTGCTCCATGACGAGCCACAGGTGGCCGTCGGCGCTCAACACGTCCCACATTCCCACGACGCCCGGATGATCCAGACCGGCCAGTCCACGAACCTCGCCGAGCGTGCGTTCCTGCAACCGTGACCGTTCGGCGTCGCTCGCCCATCCCGGTAGGGCGACCTGTTTGAGCGCGACGTGCCGGTCGAGCACCTCGTCGCGTGCCAGCCAGACGCGTTCGGGGGTCGCGGTGTCCCCGATCGGCAGGAGCCTGCGGTACCGGCCGGCGAGCAGCTCGTCATCCATGTGAGTGATTCGGAGCGGTACGTCGTCCGGATGGGTGGGGGTGACAGAAGCATCCAGGGTCGGGCAGCGGGCCGGGCCGGCCGCCGGTGTGACGGCGGCCGGCCCGGCTCAGCTCAGCTCGACCGTCCCCACGATCCGGGTGGGGGCGGTGGAGCCGCCGACGGGCTCGTTGGAGACGCCGAACGTGCCCGCCTCACCAACCGGACCGATGATCATGGTCGACGCCCTGTCCCCCTCGGCGAGTTGCCCCACCGAACGGGCTGGCTCGGTGCCACGGATGAGCCAGAGCTCGTAGATCCGCCCGGCACCGGGCGCGGGCAGGTCACGCAGGAGCACCACACCGCGGTCGCGCTCGCGGGAGACCACAACTGTGGCAGCACCACCGGGCTGCAACGACCGCTCGAACACCCGGGCGTCCGGGGCGTCCAGGACGGCGGCGATCTGCCGGGCCTGGTCGCTGCTGGCCTGCTCGTCGCTGATCCGGTCGTTGCTGACGGTCCAGGTGACCGCGCTCGCGCCGCCGGCCAGGAGGACGGCCGCGGCGGCGGCAACGGTGAGCTGCCGCCACCTGCCTGCCTGCCGTCTGCCGCTGGCACCCGCGGCGCTGACCCGCAGCTGCGGGGTCCGGGCCGCCTGGGCGAGGGTCCGCTCCCGCAGCCCTGGCGGGGTCACGTCGACGTCGATGTCGTCGGCGAGCCGTGCGACGGTCTCCCGCAGCTCGGCCACCTCGATCCGACACGGCTCGCACTCGGCCAGGTGCCGTTCGAACGCAGCCCTCTCCAGGTCGTCGACCGCGTCCAGGACGTACGCGCCAGCGAGGGTGTGAACATCGGCGTTCATGCCCGTCCCTCCATGTCGATGCCCAGGCAGTCGCGCATCCGGATCAGTCCGTCGCGCATCCGCGTCTTCACCGTCGGCAACGGTGTCTGCAACTTCTCGGCGACCTCACGGTAGGTGTGGCCGCCGTAGTAGGCCAGGGTGACCGCCTCCCGCTGCACCGGCGTCAACCGGCCCAGGCACCGGCGGACCTGTTCCCGCTCCAGCCGGGCGGTGACGTCCTCGACCACCTCGTCGTACGGGACATGCGTCTCGGTCGCGGCGACCCGCGACGAGCGGTCGGTGTGGGCCTGCTCGGAGCGCACGCGGTCCACCGCCCGGCGGTGCGCCATGGTCAGGATCCACGCCGAGGCCGAGCCCCGGGCGGTGTCGAAGCGACCGGCGGTGCGCCACACCTCGACCATCACCTCCTGCGTCACCTCCTCTGCCTGCGCCGGGTCGCGCACCACCCGACGGGTCAGCCCGAGTACCCGGCCCGCCATGGTGTCGTACAGCGCCGCGAACGCCGCCTCGTCACCACGCGCCGCTCGCGCGAGCAGCTCGTCGGCGGTCGGCGGGCTCGCGGTGTCCGACGGCACCGACCGCAACCGTCGTGCCTGTTCCGGTTCACCGCTCATGGCAGGTCCTCTCCTGTGCGGGCGACGCGTCGACGCGCCACCGGAGGCGGACGGCGCGCATCAGGCGGGGTGAGCGTGAGCGAGACGGGCGTACACGATGACGTTGTCCCGGTAGTGCTGCGTGCTGTCATCGAACTCCCCGCCGCAGGTGATCAGGCGCAGCGCGGCGTGGTCGGTCGACCCGTAGACCTCGTCGGTGGGAAAGCGGTCCTTCGGATACTGCTCGACCTTGCTGACGGTGAACATCGCGGTGCTGCCGTCCCGCCGGTCGACCGTGATCGCGGCCCCGACCTTCACCCTAGCGAGGTCAAAGAACGTTCCCCGGTGACCCTTCCAGTTGACGTGGCCGGCCAGCACGGCCGGGCCGAGGGCGCCGGGCGTCGGCGCCTTGGTGAACCAGCCGACCTCGCTGGCGCTGTCCGGTACCTGCATCGCCCCGTCCGGTTGCAGGCCCAGAGCGACCGTCGCCGCGGCCGCCTCCAGCGACGGGATCGACACCCGCGTCGGCGGCGAGCTGACCATCAGCGGTCCCGAGGTCAACTCGCCCGGCCTGGTCGCCGGGACCGGCGACGCGTTCGCGGCTGGTGCCGCGGCGGACGCGTCGGGTCGGGGAGGGTCCTCGCTGCGACCGGCGACCGCGAGACCGATCGTCACGGCCGCCGTCACGGCGAGGACGCCGGCCACCGCCGGGAGCGCGTAGCGCCCTCGACGGCGGCCGGCCGGCACAGGAACATCGCCGCTGTCCATCACGATCGCCGTCTACTCAGCGCTCGCCGGCGAGCCGGCGGCGGGCGACGACCGCACCGGCGGCACCGAGCAGGGCGAGACCACCCACCGTGTACATCATCATCGGCGTTCCACCGGAGGTGCTGCCGTCGCCGGTGGCGACACCCCCAGCGGGTACGGAGCCGGCGGCCGCGCCGCTGACCATGCCACAGGTGGCGGGGTCGGTGGCCTCGGCGGGAATGCCGTTGACGCCGATCGACTTGGCGAACGTCGACTCCCCCAGCGCCTCCATGTCGTACGTGCCGTTCTTGTTGGCGTCGATGCCGTGCTGCACGAGGTGCAGGTCCTTGAGGTGCGCGATGGTGCCCTTGGGCAGCTCGGCGGCCGGGATGGTGCGCTCATAGCTGAGGTTGCCCTGCGCGTCTGCCTTCGGCATCCGGTCCACCGCCAAGCCGCTGGCCTTGGTCGTGTCCCCGGTGGTGGTCAGCGAGATGAAGATGTCTCCGTACATCTTCAGACCCTCCTCGGTGCTGACGTAGCCGTTGCCGTTGGTGTCGGCGGACTTGTCCGGGCAGTGGAAGTCCATCCCGTTCGCGGCGCCGTGCACGTGCTGGGCGTGCGGCGAGTTCGGCGTCATGCCCTTCGACCGGATCACCACCTTCAGGTCGCCGCCGCTCGTGGCGGTCAGGGTGGCGGTACCGGTCGCGCCGGTCTCGTTGAGGTCCTGCAACTGGACCTGCACGCTCTCGTCGGCGTGCGCGACGCCCGGGAACGCGAGGATCAGCGCGGCCGCAGGCACGGTGAGCAGGGCTCGGGACAATCTCACAACAGATCTCCGTCTCCGCCGGTACGGCGTTGGTACTCAGGTGCGGTCGGGAGGGATTCGTGGCTCAAGGGCCGCCGGATTGGTGCCGGGCCGAAAACTTCTCCGCCCGGGCGGCGAGCTCCTCATGCAGGAGACGCGCCCCAGCGGCTGGCCGGCAACCCGGTGATCTGGACCCTGTTCGGCGTCCGGTCGGCTTCGACACCGCCGGCGGGCTCACCGTGTGGCGGGCTGGCAGCCACCGATCGTGGTGGAGCAGACGTGGATACACTGCGTGCCCATGCGCTCCGCCGAGATTCTCGACCAGCTCGACATCGCGGCCGCCGACTTCATGTTTCCCGACCTGGGCCACGGCTACTACTACGCGGTCGATGCCCGACTTCACGCCTACCGGGACGCGCAACGGTGGGCGCTCATCGTGGAAGCGTTGGGATACTCGCCCAGGGCCGGCAACCTCGTCGACGTCCTTCATGTGTTCGGCAACTGTCTGACCGAAGGCGAACCCGGCTACGGCAACGAGGACTTCCTCAGCCGGATCGACAACTGGGACGAGATCGAAGACGTTGACCAGCCCGAAGTTTACGACGGAGCGCCGATTGTGGTACGAGGCCGGCGGATCACGGTAACCGCGAAACGGGGCGAGGAGCTGGTGGACGTGCTTCGCCGGCTCGTCCCGGACCACCGGGAGCTGCTGCTAGCCGACGAAGCCGAGCTGCGACGGCGCATTCCGGCCGACCTCCCAGAGATCATTCGGCTGGATCAGTGGCACCATCCAGACCTTCTCCAGGACACGCTTCCCAGTCAGTCAATGGCCTTCCGCCAGCTTGCCGACGTGCTGACGACAGGAGACGTGGGACGATACGCACCAGACCTGCCGCCCAACACGCACTGGTCCAACTGGCCGGAGTCCGGAAACCTGTAGCCCGGCCGGTCGCGCACCGGCAAGCGCAAAGAGGCACCGACGGGCCCCGGCGAGCGAACGCGCGATCGAGTTCCGCGCGCCTCATGAGGACGCCGTCTGATCCGCTCACGCATTTGAGCGTGCGGATCTCGCGACGACCGTGGCTGCGGTCGGTGTCGCGGCGGAGTGATTTCGTCGACTTGCCTACTGGGCATCGGTCAGGTCCGAGGGGTGGCCACGACGCGCAGACACCGCACCATCCTGTGCCGGTCCGGATCGCCGATGGCATGCCGCCACGCCGTCCACAAGGGGCCTTCTCGAACACGCTCGCACGGGACCTGACCGGTTACGTGCTCGGAACCCACCAGGTCGCGGTAGCTTGTCCTCAGACGCGTCAGGACCGGTCGATGATGGCCGATATGACGGTTCGTGGCGGCAACAGCCTTGCGTTGTCTGAAAACAATTCGGAGAGGAGTTATCGAAAACTTGACTCATCACAGGCTGCTCGAGCGGCTTCGGCCAGCGGCGCACGCTCGCTGAGGCACAGCACGGAGATCAGGTCATCGCGACGACCCGCGATGTCAGGACGATCGATGAAATGACCGAGCCTTTCGGTGGCCGGATGATCACCTTGCCACTGGACGCGACCGATGCGGCGGCAGCCAAGGCAGCCGCCCGCAACGGCGGTCGAGACCTTCGGCGGGCTTGACGTGCTCGTGAACAACGCCGGCTACGGACTCTTCGGCGCGATCGAG is a window of Micromonospora sp. WMMD961 DNA encoding:
- a CDS encoding anti-sigma factor, whose translation is MNADVHTLAGAYVLDAVDDLERAAFERHLAECEPCRIEVAELRETVARLADDIDVDVTPPGLRERTLAQAARTPQLRVSAAGASGRRQAGRWRQLTVAAAAAVLLAGGASAVTWTVSNDRISDEQASSDQARQIAAVLDAPDARVFERSLQPGGAATVVVSRERDRGVVLLRDLPAPGAGRIYELWLIRGTEPARSVGQLAEGDRASTMIIGPVGEAGTFGVSNEPVGGSTAPTRIVGTVELS
- a CDS encoding sigma-70 family RNA polymerase sigma factor — its product is MSGEPEQARRLRSVPSDTASPPTADELLARAARGDEAAFAALYDTMAGRVLGLTRRVVRDPAQAEEVTQEVMVEVWRTAGRFDTARGSASAWILTMAHRRAVDRVRSEQAHTDRSSRVAATETHVPYDEVVEDVTARLEREQVRRCLGRLTPVQREAVTLAYYGGHTYREVAEKLQTPLPTVKTRMRDGLIRMRDCLGIDMEGRA
- a CDS encoding class F sortase, with the translated sequence MDSGDVPVPAGRRRGRYALPAVAGVLAVTAAVTIGLAVAGRSEDPPRPDASAAAPAANASPVPATRPGELTSGPLMVSSPPTRVSIPSLEAAAATVALGLQPDGAMQVPDSASEVGWFTKAPTPGALGPAVLAGHVNWKGHRGTFFDLARVKVGAAITVDRRDGSTAMFTVSKVEQYPKDRFPTDEVYGSTDHAALRLITCGGEFDDSTQHYRDNVIVYARLAHAHPA